From the Paludibacterium paludis genome, one window contains:
- a CDS encoding acyltransferase family protein, which produces MNAPVFRDDIQGLRALAIVAVLLFHMDKNTLPGGFVGVDVFFVISGYLITTRILADLRAERFSLTAFYLSRVRRLAPALCLMMAVTLAAGLVVLPPQELEELGETTLATILLLSNIDFLRLESYFSSAAEWKPLLHTWSLAIEAQCYLAFPWLIRTLWRNAPHTLVPVLTALAVASLALSQWLAVTHPAEAFYLPTSRMFEWLTGALTALSPAGFTIRHRRWVAPVALTCIIVMLAFLKSGMVFPGLTALPVCVATALMLQSGSETPSRIHQWLGKTPLRVLGDMSYSLYLWHWPILALARTANGGEPEFVDSAIVLAIILMASALSWHTVEKPMRRLPTIKTGNVCAQAATLIAAIAAITLAWHGIPERFPSDARALFAANGDINPLRSRCHAEHALQIAYAGTCRFGDAQARPDVAVWGDSHASELAVALGERLSPLRRSARQISASACPPAAGYPRKGNDQCRSHNEATLAALSGDPSITTVILTANYLRYESFGLSELAAGLARSAATLRLHGKTVIVIGQIPLYPFSPPSAAGMELARHHDPERLGQTLEAYRSQSRPITAALRAIPGIVLLEPEQVFCARGRCLLYRKDIGVLYFDRDHPSLKGAALIAERIAPWLSGSRD; this is translated from the coding sequence ATGAATGCCCCGGTGTTTCGCGACGACATCCAGGGCCTGCGTGCTCTGGCGATTGTCGCCGTGCTGCTGTTCCACATGGACAAAAACACGCTTCCCGGAGGTTTCGTCGGCGTCGACGTGTTCTTCGTGATATCGGGCTATCTGATCACGACCCGGATTCTGGCCGATCTGCGGGCGGAACGGTTTTCGCTCACCGCATTCTATCTGTCGCGCGTCCGGCGTCTTGCCCCGGCGCTGTGCCTGATGATGGCCGTCACGCTGGCGGCCGGCCTCGTCGTTCTTCCGCCGCAAGAGCTCGAAGAGCTTGGCGAAACTACCCTGGCCACGATCCTGCTGCTGTCCAACATCGACTTCCTGCGTCTGGAAAGTTATTTCAGTTCGGCGGCGGAATGGAAGCCCTTGCTGCACACCTGGTCGCTGGCCATCGAAGCGCAGTGCTATCTCGCCTTCCCCTGGCTCATCCGCACCCTGTGGCGCAATGCGCCGCATACCCTGGTTCCGGTACTCACGGCATTGGCTGTCGCCTCTCTGGCGCTCTCCCAGTGGCTTGCCGTCACGCATCCGGCCGAAGCGTTCTACCTGCCCACGAGCCGAATGTTCGAATGGCTGACCGGCGCGTTGACGGCGCTATCCCCCGCCGGATTCACGATACGCCACCGAAGATGGGTCGCTCCCGTCGCGCTGACCTGCATTATTGTCATGCTGGCATTTCTCAAGTCCGGCATGGTCTTTCCCGGACTCACCGCCCTGCCCGTCTGCGTCGCCACGGCACTGATGCTGCAAAGCGGTTCGGAAACTCCCTCTCGGATTCATCAATGGCTCGGCAAGACGCCGTTGCGGGTGCTCGGGGATATGTCGTATTCCCTGTATCTGTGGCACTGGCCGATTCTCGCGCTGGCGCGTACGGCCAATGGGGGTGAGCCGGAATTCGTTGACTCGGCGATCGTGCTGGCCATCATCCTGATGGCCTCCGCGCTATCCTGGCATACCGTGGAAAAGCCGATGCGCCGACTGCCGACTATAAAGACAGGCAACGTTTGCGCGCAGGCCGCCACGCTCATCGCCGCGATCGCGGCAATAACCCTCGCTTGGCACGGGATTCCTGAGCGTTTTCCATCCGATGCCCGGGCTCTTTTCGCCGCGAATGGCGATATCAATCCGCTGCGCAGCCGCTGTCATGCCGAACATGCCTTGCAAATCGCCTATGCCGGCACCTGCCGTTTCGGCGATGCGCAAGCGCGGCCCGATGTCGCCGTCTGGGGCGACAGCCATGCTTCCGAACTGGCCGTTGCGCTCGGAGAACGCCTTTCACCGCTGCGCCGCTCGGCAAGGCAGATTTCGGCTTCCGCCTGCCCGCCTGCCGCCGGATACCCGCGCAAAGGCAACGATCAGTGCCGCAGCCATAACGAGGCGACGCTTGCCGCGTTGAGCGGGGATCCGTCAATAACGACAGTGATACTGACCGCCAACTACTTGCGTTACGAGTCGTTCGGTCTGTCAGAACTCGCGGCAGGACTCGCACGTTCTGCGGCAACCCTGCGCTTACACGGCAAAACCGTTATCGTTATCGGGCAGATTCCGCTCTACCCTTTCTCGCCTCCCTCCGCCGCCGGCATGGAATTGGCTCGACACCATGACCCGGAGCGCCTTGGCCAGACGCTGGAGGCATACCGGTCGCAGAGCCGCCCTATAACCGCCGCATTGCGCGCCATCCCCGGCATCGTGCTGCTCGAACCGGAACAGGTGTTCTGCGCTCGGGGCCGATGCCTGCTTTATCGCAAGGATATCGGCGTGCTTTATTTTGACCGCGATCACCCGAGCTTGAAGGGAGCGGCGCTCATCGCGGAGCGGATCGCGCCATGGCTGTCCGGATCACGGGATTGA
- a CDS encoding OprD family outer membrane porin: MKLWPLAAALALAYPVMALADDPLPPSKSAPFVEDPYEQMPFFSKAGTTVRATWYSRHRTTSDNDNEIIVNALGLGVDWKSGFAGGVVGLDVTANSNLRFGASRGWSEVLYHDLRNDKEHSTAAIGQAAVKIRTGDDKHGLRMRIGYTPVSIGTMGTSGGLHSHAYRGVEGKYQFGDLEVGYGWADRFHNEWDNRYRAMTTLWHQNRGGFAGAAPKIDYVHSLGARYALGQNGFIDGGVGEGKDYRRNAQVAASYTWKLDGADLNLTGYYLQGRYVTKKSGIANPRNEWHGSLGATYTRQAFTWFAGYGQTHAPDSGEMNFRMTAWGNSDNRNFIQTWGQLDDFVWDGTRVVKLGVNVDLGKLAGWNGFSAGLSGNSGTNLKKLDGSTTHADEIDANLSYSVGGGMLKGLSVGLYPARLRTHGFGRKQDRNDLKVIVSYSRNL, from the coding sequence ATGAAACTCTGGCCGCTGGCCGCCGCACTTGCGTTGGCCTACCCCGTCATGGCTTTGGCCGATGATCCGCTCCCGCCCTCAAAATCCGCCCCGTTTGTCGAAGACCCGTACGAACAGATGCCGTTCTTCAGCAAGGCCGGCACCACGGTGCGCGCCACCTGGTATTCCAGACACCGCACCACCTCGGACAACGACAATGAGATCATCGTCAACGCCCTGGGACTCGGCGTGGACTGGAAATCCGGCTTCGCCGGCGGCGTGGTCGGGCTGGACGTCACCGCGAACAGCAACCTGCGTTTCGGCGCGAGCCGCGGCTGGTCGGAAGTGCTGTATCACGACCTGCGCAACGACAAGGAGCACAGTACCGCCGCCATCGGCCAGGCCGCCGTCAAAATCCGTACCGGGGACGACAAACACGGCTTGCGCATGCGCATTGGCTATACCCCGGTGAGCATCGGTACCATGGGCACCTCCGGCGGCCTGCATTCCCACGCCTATCGGGGTGTCGAAGGCAAGTACCAGTTCGGCGACCTCGAGGTGGGGTATGGCTGGGCCGACCGCTTCCACAACGAGTGGGACAACCGCTACCGGGCGATGACAACCTTGTGGCACCAGAACCGCGGAGGCTTCGCGGGAGCGGCACCCAAAATCGATTACGTGCACAGCCTGGGCGCGCGCTATGCCCTTGGCCAGAACGGCTTCATTGACGGGGGCGTGGGTGAAGGCAAGGACTACCGGCGCAATGCGCAGGTCGCCGCCTCCTATACCTGGAAACTCGATGGCGCCGACCTGAACCTGACCGGGTACTACCTGCAAGGCCGCTACGTCACCAAGAAGAGCGGTATCGCCAACCCCAGGAACGAATGGCACGGCAGCCTCGGGGCGACTTACACGCGCCAGGCCTTCACCTGGTTCGCGGGCTACGGTCAGACCCATGCACCGGACTCCGGGGAAATGAACTTCCGGATGACGGCCTGGGGCAACAGCGACAACCGCAATTTCATCCAGACCTGGGGCCAGCTGGACGACTTTGTCTGGGATGGAACCCGCGTGGTCAAGCTCGGCGTGAATGTCGATCTTGGCAAGCTCGCCGGCTGGAACGGCTTTAGCGCGGGCCTGAGCGGCAACTCCGGCACCAACCTGAAAAAACTCGACGGCTCCACCACGCATGCCGACGAGATCGACGCCAACCTCAGTTACAGCGTAGGGGGAGGCATGCTCAAAGGCCTGAGCGTCGGCCTTTATCCGGCAAGACTGCGCACGCACGGTTTCGGCCGCAAACAGGACCGAAACGATCTGAAAGTCATCGTGTCGTACAGTCGCAACCTTTGA
- a CDS encoding phosphoethanolamine transferase: MNLQKYYATALMLLIGALPFLFVPVSSLAGSSGLVETNLKIFLFGVLSCFMLALAWRKRYGKFLVLPVIVVMTLCTTLSVACRALYGGEANLFAVDSVLSSNLSEAWEMMSSHLWIVVLGIGLLVGHCVSIAIMANVLPVKWLRRGGISFLLLLAVQHGWYLRHNGREHYPIAVLTLTKTPLFNVGHVLRLVQDRKEIGDAVPPPVHFDAGHDTSSIDTFVIVLGESARRKQLALYGYGRDTSPRVQADAQRMIIFDKAHSAAPVTTIAVPLSLSRVVDKKGSPDNILRIANMAGFGTYWLSRQDKYGVYDNKVTALARFAREKTWIGQGNDEALLPHLRQALAKPGKKLIVLHLTGSHVDACKRYPQQAAYFQDGADINLNCYDNSVRYTDMVLGSIFDVLRTRNASLMYFSDHGQEWEALPDSRFYHGAVSPSKEAYEVPMFIWYSPVVSASERRTGRFHPNYSTAFNYYLIRHWMGIADPRDRCLSVLEPCFKGADPDWVLDGNNQPLQFDQLPASKRIVNPVIRTAMARSAPR; encoded by the coding sequence ATGAATTTGCAAAAATATTATGCTACCGCGCTGATGCTGCTGATTGGCGCCTTGCCTTTCCTGTTTGTTCCGGTCTCTTCTCTGGCCGGGTCTTCCGGACTCGTCGAAACCAACCTGAAGATATTTCTCTTCGGAGTGTTAAGCTGTTTCATGCTGGCTCTCGCTTGGCGTAAACGGTACGGCAAGTTCCTCGTGTTGCCGGTCATTGTCGTCATGACGTTGTGCACCACGCTCAGCGTAGCGTGCCGTGCGCTGTATGGTGGCGAGGCGAATCTCTTCGCTGTCGATAGTGTTCTTAGCTCCAATCTTTCTGAGGCCTGGGAAATGATGTCGAGCCATCTCTGGATTGTGGTTCTGGGGATCGGTTTGCTCGTTGGGCACTGCGTCAGTATTGCGATAATGGCCAATGTGTTGCCGGTGAAGTGGTTGAGGCGGGGAGGCATTTCGTTTCTTTTGCTGCTGGCGGTTCAACACGGGTGGTATCTGCGTCATAATGGACGCGAGCACTACCCGATCGCCGTGTTGACCTTGACGAAAACCCCGCTGTTTAATGTCGGCCATGTTTTGCGGTTGGTGCAAGACCGGAAGGAAATCGGTGACGCCGTTCCTCCACCGGTCCACTTCGACGCGGGCCATGACACTTCATCGATCGATACCTTCGTTATCGTGTTGGGCGAGTCGGCGCGCAGAAAGCAACTGGCCCTTTATGGCTACGGGCGCGATACCAGTCCCCGAGTTCAGGCCGATGCGCAACGCATGATCATTTTCGATAAGGCTCATTCCGCGGCCCCTGTCACCACCATCGCCGTGCCCTTGAGTTTGTCCAGGGTCGTAGATAAAAAAGGAAGCCCGGATAATATTCTGAGAATCGCCAATATGGCCGGCTTTGGCACGTATTGGCTGAGCCGCCAGGACAAATATGGTGTCTATGACAATAAAGTGACGGCCCTTGCCCGTTTTGCCCGGGAAAAGACCTGGATCGGTCAAGGTAACGACGAAGCCTTGCTGCCCCACCTGCGACAAGCGCTGGCAAAACCCGGAAAGAAGCTGATCGTGCTGCATCTGACCGGAAGTCATGTGGACGCGTGCAAGCGTTATCCGCAGCAAGCGGCATATTTTCAAGACGGTGCGGATATCAATTTGAATTGTTATGACAATTCAGTTAGATACACCGATATGGTGTTGGGTTCGATTTTCGATGTCCTCAGAACCCGAAATGCCTCGCTGATGTATTTTTCCGATCACGGGCAGGAATGGGAAGCGTTGCCCGACTCCCGCTTCTATCATGGGGCCGTCTCACCGAGCAAGGAGGCCTACGAAGTGCCCATGTTCATCTGGTACAGCCCGGTGGTCAGCGCGTCCGAACGCCGTACCGGCAGATTTCACCCCAACTATTCAACTGCATTCAACTACTACCTGATCCGGCACTGGATGGGAATCGCCGATCCCCGTGATCGTTGCCTGTCGGTGCTCGAGCCATGTTTCAAAGGGGCGGACCCAGATTGGGTTCTCGACGGAAATAATCAGCCCTTGCAATTCGATCAACTGCCCGCCTCCAAGCGAATCGTCAATCCCGTGATCCGGACAGCCATGGCGCGATCCGCTCCGCGATGA